Proteins encoded in a region of the Mycoplasma feriruminatoris genome:
- a CDS encoding lipoprotein — translation MIKLLTLLGSISIVCSTASVAIACTW, via the coding sequence ATGATAAAATTATTAACTTTATTAGGATCAATTAGCATAGTATGTTCAACAGCATCAGTTGCAATTGCATGCACATGATAA
- a CDS encoding lipoprotein: MKKLLTLLGSVAIVGSSAAVAVACETRALSSLVRRNGETSAQKSGESPENGGEMLGDDPGAGGSVEEVKKKQIGELEEKISEAKRQLREANEKYKKL; the protein is encoded by the coding sequence ATGAAAAAATTATTAACATTATTAGGATCGGTTGCAATTGTTGGTTCATCAGCAGCTGTTGCAGTTGCTTGTGAAACTAGAGCTCTTAGTTCACTTGTAAGAAGAAATGGAGAAACTAGTGCTCAAAAATCAGGAGAAAGCCCCGAAAATGGTGGTGAAATGTTAGGAGATGACCCTGGTGCAGGTGGATCTGTTGAAGAAGTTAAGAAAAAACAAATAGGTGAATTAGAAGAAAAAATTAGTGAGGCTAAAAGACAATTAAGAGAAGCTAATGAAAAATACAAAAAGCTATAG